The DNA region TTTTAGTAAAAACTGTAAAGGGAAGATTATATAGGAGTTCAGATGGAGGAAAAATATGGACTAATATAACTGGAAATTTATTggataaagaaaataataaaagtgaTCCATCATCAAATCATACGAATGAAATGACTACTGTAGATCTTATAATGGTAAATTCAgtaaacaaaaatatagTATTAATTATAGGAAATCAAAAGAATCATTATATATCAGAAGATTCAGGAGAAACATTTAGATTATTGaattatcaaaataaaatcaaTTTTTGGCAGTTTCATAGTACTAAAACTCATTGGGCCTTAGTTTCCTCATGGACAGAAGCTTGTTATTctaatgatgataatagTGGTGAATGTATGCAGACCTTATCATTAACAAAAGATTTAGGTAGAACATTTCAATTAattgatatatatgttgtACAATTTAATTGGGGTGATAAAGAATCACATTTAGAAGATACCATCTATTATACTCGacataaaaatagaaatgGTCATCAACAACGATTTAGTGGATGGTCAAAAGATGTTGATTTTGTCGCTACTCATAATTTTGGAAAATCTGTTGATGTATTAGTTAAACAAggaaataaatttttaatatctaatggatatatttttgttgCAAAATTAAATGATGTTATAAAACAAACTGTTAATATGATGGTTTCAACTGATGGAGGTAAAACTTTTAATAAAGCAAACTTACCAGAAAATATACATGAAAAATCATATACTGTTTTAGATACATCAGAAGGTTCTATTATGCTACATGTAAATCATGGAACATCATcagaaaaaattaatacaggtaatgtatatatatcaGATCCTTCAGGTTTAAATTATACTTTATCATTACCTAATAATATTAGAACCTCTTCTGGGGAATGTGAATTTGATAGAGTGTTAAGTTTAGATGGAGTTTATATTGCCAACTTTTTAGATGTTAATGATGAAATTAAAGATGAAGATTTGAGATTCCAAAATTTTAAGTCAGCTATTGAAGAAGATATTGCTCCATTTGAGACTAATAcagaaaaaagaaaaaaacaatattccaaaggaaaaaatgaagatgCTGTTAGAACTgttatttcttttaataaagGTGGAGAATGGTCGTATTTGAAAGCTCCTAAAGTTGATAGTAGAGGAAACAAATATGAGTGTGGTGATAATTGTTATTTACATTTACATGGAATTACAAATTATCATCAATATGCACCTTTCTATTCTATAGAAAATGCTGTAGGTATTATAATGGGAACAGGTAATGTAGGTAGCCATTTAAGATATGAAAGTGATGAAGtaaatacatttttatcaaGAGATGGTGGTGTAACATGGATTGAAGCTCATAAAGGAccatatatttatgaatatgGTGATTATGGTGGTTTAATTGTTATGGCTGATGATTTACGTAAAACAAATCAAATTGTATTTAGTTGGAATGAAGGACAAAGTTGGTTTGATTTTGAATTAGGACAATTTTCTATTGATGTTGATAATATTGTCGCAGAACCTAATTCTGCTTCAGTAGAATTTCTTGTATATGGTACCAGAAATGATGTAGGTGTTTTATATCATCTAGATTTTAATGCTCTTGGTCAACCTTTATGTAAAGGTTTATGGGCAGCAGATTCCGTCTCCTCAGATTATGAAACATGGTCCCCTACCAGTGGAAATTTCAATGATAAGTGTATATTAGGTAGAAAAATTACCTACACGAGAAGAAAACAAACATCAGAATGTTTTAATGGAAAAGACTTAAAAAGAACAGTTGATAAAAAACCATGTGAATGTACACCAGAAGATTATGAATGTGAAACAGGTTTTACAAGAAAAATTGGAAGTTATGAATGTAAGCCAAATGATCCAACATTAACCATTGAAGGATGTACCAGCAGTTCTTACTTTTATGCAAATGCATATAGAAAAGTTCCTGGTGATATATGTGTTAATGGATGGGTTCCTGAAAAGGTTCCAGTCCCCTGTCCTTCCTATGCACcatttaataaaagtaaggaaatatatatatatatatatatatatatatatataattatttatttattatgaaatatttatgtagtaacatatattgaaatattattgatTATATTAATTGTATATTCTTACATATCCATCATACAAATTTCATTTTGTGgcattttatatttttttttattctcaTTTTATCTTTTCCTTTAGCTGCTAAgtcaatattatttataatatttatcatGGGTATAGTCATGCTTATAATTACTTATATCTGCCGAAATCCTAAGTTTAAAAacttattttataattatggtaagaataaaattatatatatattttgtttatgTGTGTATGTtcataaataattattttattataataattcatgtttttatatcattttatttaattttctttcatttttttagGTTTCGACACATTTGAAAATGTCAAATATTCAGTTATAAAAACCAAAAGAGGAAATGTCAGCAATAATGTATTTGAACCAGAAATGGAATTCATAGATGCAGAACAGgtaaaaaattaaaatatagtttatatctatatgtttttttttttttttttttttttttttttatatattcattattttttcgtttatatatatatgaatattcatttgattttattcatttattttattttttttaaaggaTGATAATGAGGAAGATGTCCCTACACTTTTACCATATTCAAATGATAGAAATAGATCAACAAATAAAGATTTTACATTAGCTAGAAATAGAACAAACCAAAATAATAACTTAACATCAAGAAATATATCACCTTCCAAAAATTATGCTGATAAtattgaattattataaattaaagAAATACAAATTTGCAAGTGCAACATAATTTTgcaaatatatacatatatatatatatatatatatatatatatatatatatatatatgtccATATTGcttatttattatatggGTCATCAAAACAATTGTGTGTCTTTTTTCTGCCCTTTTGTTATATCATACTTGTTAACTTTTAAAGttgaacaaaaaaaaagaaaaaaaaaaaaatatggaaaaaatttatagtaattaatttttaatattatttttttttttttttttttttttaattgttatttgaatttctttttcttcttttttttttttttatgtattaatacattatgtatatatatatatatatatatatatatatatatatataatatatatatttcttttaataaaatatatatgaaacttgtttattaatatttttatcctttttatatttttgtgtatgtaatttttttttacattaacattattaataatgtttataatttaattctacaattatataatatatatgttttttattaatttacATGTCgaataaaatttttttttttttttttttttttttttttttttttcatattagataattattttagtgttatatattgataataCATGTTTTTATGTATACTAAGGTATCATTAGCATGTAAATgtttattttcttttgttaattttttttttgtttcaCAAATACATAAATTACTAATAAGCAtattaacattattataggtgttataaaaaaatatgatacaaaagaaaaatatataataatatatatcaaaatatataaaaaaagattatttttaattttaaaataatagtataaaaataatacaattaaatataactcagttgataaaaataatttggACATATATTAAGGTATAATTCGAAacaacaaaataatttaaaaaatagaCAGTACTATCAATTGtgtactttttttttttttttaaatagAAATAGTTCcttccattttttttttattctatgttattataaatattatatagaatgacataatatatttttatatatgttaatgTAAAGGTGTAATACTTATATGAacattaattttaatattatatatttattattaatttaaatacatttctatttttttaatttttacataatggtaatgtttatttaacattatattaagttacagaaaaaaaaaaaaaaaaaattaaataaataatatatataaataataaatatgtataaatataaatatatatatatatataaagcaaaaaattttaaatttaattcaaattggatattaaaaattaattactataaataatttcgatattttatttttttttcttttttcattt from Plasmodium gaboni strain SY75 chromosome 14, whole genome shotgun sequence includes:
- a CDS encoding putative sortilin produces the protein MKKKVEKQKKLLEYEKGYSSNEVKMRNMFFFKSIRNKNHLFLVFLLFLFVCFSCINFTQCQITKKKVSVSEINFDSAVDDVQWCGNNHMTVLVKTVKGRLYRSSDGGKIWTNITGNLLDKENNKSDPSSNHTNEMTTVDLIMVNSVNKNIVLIIGNQKNHYISEDSGETFRLLNYQNKINFWQFHSTKTHWALVSSWTEACYSNDDNSGECMQTLSLTKDLGRTFQLIDIYVVQFNWGDKESHLEDTIYYTRHKNRNGHQQRFSGWSKDVDFVATHNFGKSVDVLVKQGNKFLISNGYIFVAKLNDVIKQTVNMMVSTDGGKTFNKANLPENIHEKSYTVLDTSEGSIMLHVNHGTSSEKINTGNVYISDPSGLNYTLSLPNNIRTSSGECEFDRVLSLDGVYIANFLDVNDEIKDEDLRFQNFKSAIEEDIAPFETNTEKRKKQYSKGKNEDAVRTVISFNKGGEWSYLKAPKVDSRGNKYECGDNCYLHLHGITNYHQYAPFYSIENAVGIIMGTGNVGSHLRYESDEVNTFLSRDGGVTWIEAHKGPYIYEYGDYGGLIVMADDLRKTNQIVFSWNEGQSWFDFELGQFSIDVDNIVAEPNSASVEFLVYGTRNDVGVLYHLDFNALGQPLCKGLWAADSVSSDYETWSPTSGNFNDKCILGRKITYTRRKQTSECFNGKDLKRTVDKKPCECTPEDYECETGFTRKIGSYECKPNDPTLTIEGCTSSSYFYANAYRKVPGDICVNGWVPEKVPVPCPSYAPFNKTAKSILFIIFIMGIVMLIITYICRNPKFKNLFYNYGFDTFENVKYSVIKTKRGNVSNNVFEPEMEFIDAEQDDNEEDVPTLLPYSNDRNRSTNKDFTLARNRTNQNNNLTSRNISPSKNYADNIELL